In a genomic window of Rhododendron vialii isolate Sample 1 chromosome 12a, ASM3025357v1:
- the LOC131311020 gene encoding peroxidase 5-like, whose amino-acid sequence MEGGARMIVTIFIVCSIFLPLASAKLVPKGLRVGFYENSCPQAEQIIAEVVSEAYKKDPGVAAGFLRIFFHDCFVNGCDASILLDSTPSGEKVEKDSPANGKFLRGLEVIDTAKARLESECPGIVSCADTLSFATRDGSILAGVPQYNMPGGRRDGLVSRAADVVSNVPFVNAPIQQITELFVRKGLTQEEMVVLTGAHSIGVAHCPNFAYRVNKYNDTFQTDPKLDDADSANIKSACQRQVSNEDIEKTTLPFDTQTPFKMDGGFYTNLLKGTGLIESDQAMALDPRTRPIVQRLAEDQGKWLNQFGRAMSRLAIVDVKTGSEGEIRKQCRSVNLENKGNTGIAQNLGKTNNDEDPGKLDEVEDSGKSDNAEDASRTFDSGINSDSRNTAGLGDSSDKTQHFPSNSIDSLHDFMRTMP is encoded by the exons ATGGAAGGAGGAGCTAGAATGATCGTGACAATCTTTATTGTGTGCTCGATATTTCTTCCTCTAGCTTCGGCTAAGCTTGTGCCCAAAGGGCTCCGCGTAGGGTTCTACGAGAATTCATGCCCACAAGCTGAGCAGATCATAGCTGAGGTTGTCTCTGAAGCCTACAAAAAAGATCCTGGAGTTGCTGCTGGTTTTCTTCGCATTTTCTTCCATGATTGCTTTGTCAAT GGCTGCGATGCCTCAATTTTGCTGGATTCCACCCCTTCTGGGGAAAAAGTAGAGAAAGACTCACCGGCCAACGGCAAATTCCTAAGAGGCCTTGAAGTCATCGACACAGCCAAAGCAAGGCTAGAAAGTGAATGCCCTGGAATTGTATCCTGCGCTGACACCCTGTCCTTTGCAACCCGAGACGGTTCCATACTAGCCGGGGTCCCACAATACAACATGCCGGGAGGCCGCCGTGATGGCCTTGTTTCCCGTGCCGCAGATGTCGTCAGCAACGTGCCGTTCGTCAATGCACCAATTCAACAAATCACAGAACTCTTTGTCAGGAAAGGCTTGACCCAAGAAGAAATGGTTGTTCTTACTGGAGCCCACTCAATCGGCGTTGCACATTGCCCGAATTTTGCTTACAGAGTGAACAAATACAATGACACTTTCCAAACAGACCCTAAGTTGGACGACGCGGATTCAGCTAATATCAAGTCTGCATGCCAAAGACAGGTGAGCAATGAGGATATAGAGAAGACTACTTTGCCGTTTGACACCCAAACACCATTCAAGATGGACGGTGGTTTCTACACGAACCTGTTGAAAGGGACAGGGTTGATTGAGTCCGATCAGGCAATGGCTTTGGACCCCAGGACAAGACCCATTGTACAGAGATTGGCTGAAGACCAAGGAAAATGGTTGAATCAGTTTGGTAGGGCAATGAGTCGGTTGGCGATAGTGGATGTGAAAACCGGAAGTGAAGGAGAAATTCGAAAACAATGTCGATCAgtgaatttagaaaacaaaggaaacacTGGCATTGCTCAAAATTTAGGCAAAACCAACAACGATGAAGATCCTGGCAAATTAGACGAAGTTGAAGATTCAGGAAAATCTGACAATGCTGAAGATGCAAGCCGCACTTTTGATTCAGGCATCAATTCCGATTCAAGAAATACCGCTGGCTTAGGCGACAGTTCCGATAAAACTCAACATTTTCCAAGCAACTCTATTGATTCGCTACACGACTTTATGAGGACTATGCCTTAG
- the LOC131310941 gene encoding lysM domain receptor-like kinase 3, translated as MAPTDPLFVPVEKIRVPPPSIAPSPGNHIDSSTRKGHTWTIVLASILSAASVIVLCALAINLLRRKRNRRNSEENSKAFSKSKSFSSRFQHKEKVEDVSVFESERAIAYSLEEIAWATNNFHESRKIGEGGYGSVYYGVIGEQRVAVKKMRSNKEFFAELKALCKINHINVVELLGYANGNGHLYLVYEYIQNRSLSEHLHDPLLKGKQPLSWTARATIALDAAKGIEYIHDHMKSRCVHRDIKTSNILLAEGPRAKVAGFGLAKLVERTNEDDLIATSLVGTPGYLPPESVKELQVTTKTDVFAFGVVLAELITGQRALIRDNREPKRMKSLVSVVSRPLDFYYRETKQINSKMSDTENMTSRIRRQFQFLGDYFQRVQYLHA; from the exons ATGGCTCCAACAGATCCCCTTTTTGTGCCTGTGGAGAAAATTCGAGTTCCTCCCCCGTCTATAGCCCCATCACCAGGGAATCACATCG ATTCATCAACAAGAAAGGGGCACACCTGGACAATAGTATTAGCTTCTATACTATCAGCTGCTTCAGTAATTGTATTGTGTGCACTCGCAATAAACCTTCtgaggagaaaaagaaatcgAAGAAACAGCGAGGAAAATTCAAAAGCATTTTCAAAGTCGAAAAGTTTCTCCTCACGGTTCCAACATAAGGAAAAGGTGGAAG ATGTGTCGGTTTTTGAATCAGAAAGAGCGATAGCATATAGTTTAGAGGAGATTGCATGGGCAACAAATAACTTCCATGAATCTAGGAAAATCGGAGAGGGTGGATACGGTAGTGTGTATTATGGCGTAATAGGAGAACAG AGGGTTGCAGTTAAGAAGATGAGGTCTAACAAGGAGTTTTTCGCAGAGCTCAAGGCCTTATGCAAGATAAATCACATTAATGTG GTGGAGTTGTTGGGGTATGCAAATGGGAATGGCCACCTCTATCTGGTGTATGAGTACATTCAAAATAGATCTCTGAGCGAACATCTACACGACCCGTTACTCAAAG GTAAGCAGCCTCTTTCTTGGACAGCAAGAGCAACCATCGCGCTAGATGCAGCAAAGGGTATTGAGTACATTCACGACCACATGAAGTCCCGGTGCGTGCACCGTGACATAAAGACTAGTAATATCCTACTCGCTGAAGGACCCAGAGCTAAG GTTGCTGGCTTTGGATTGGCAAAGCTGGTTGAAAGAACCAACGAAGATGATCTCATTGCGACTAGCCTTGTTGGAACACCAGGATACCTTCCGCCAGA ATCGGTGAAGGAGCTGCAAGTGACTACTAAAACCGACGTTTTTGCTTTCGGAGTGGTGTTGGCAGAACTCATAACCGGTCAACGCGCACTCATTCGTGACAACCGGGAGCCCAAGAGAATGAAATCACTCGTCTCAGTTGTAAGCAGACCTTTAGATTTTTACTATAGAGAAACAAAACAGATCAACTCAAAAATGTCTGATACCGAAAACATGACTAGTCGTATTCGAAGACAATTCCAATTTCTAGGTGACTATTTTCAAAGAGTTCAATATCTACATGCATAA
- the LOC131310940 gene encoding L-tryptophan--pyruvate aminotransferase 1-like gives MCGTENAALVNKCSLTSTAKENGSTRTTLSSDAVINLDHGDPMIFESYWQETGDKCTFVIPGCQSLSYFANRNNLCWFLEPELEEEIKQLHRVVGNAAVEDHHVVVGTGSTQLIQAALYALSPPDESEPTSVLSATPYYSCYPEVTDFLRSGLYKWAGDARAFDKDGPYIEFVTSPSNPDGSIREAIVKKGQGKVVHDLAYYWPQYTPITCCAHFDVMLFTASKCTGHAGSRIGWALVKDKDVARKMTKFIEISTIGVSKEAQLRSAKIMGVISDSCLHHPNSNNFFEYCQRLMAERWGKLKEVVGRSKIFTLPEYPPEYCLFTGEFSKAHPAFAWMKCNKNIEDFEKFLRAQKVLARSGRRFGSDPKFVRVSMLSKEEEFEIFLHRLLSIQGTSN, from the exons atgtgTGGGACAGAGAATGCGGCTCTCGTTAACAAATGCTCCTTGACCTCCACTGCCAAGGAGAATGGCAGTACTAGGACCACCCTCTCTTCTGATGCTGTCATCAATCTCGACCA CGGTGATCCAATGATTTTCGAGTCTTACTGGCAAGAAACGGGTGACAAGTGCACGTTTGTGATACCGGGCTGTCAATCGCTGAGCTACTTCGCAAACAGAAACAACCTGTGCTGGTTTTTGGAGCCAGAATTGGAGGAAGAGATCAAGCAGTTGCACCGTGTGGTGGGGAATGCGGCGGTGGAAGACCACCATGTGGTGGTGGGGACCGGTTCAACCCAACTTATTCAGGCTGCATTATACGCTCTCTCGCCTCCTGATGAGTCCGAGCCCACTAGTGTGCTGTCTGCTACTCCTTACTACTCG TGCTATCCAGAAGTAACAGACTTTTTGAGGTCAGGTCTCTATAAGTGGGCAGGTGATGCCCGCGCCTTTGACAAGGATGGACCTTACATAGAGTTTGTGACCTCACCAAGCAACCCGGATGGCAGCATCCGAGAAGCCATAGTCAAAAAAGGCCAAGGAAAGGTTGTGCATGACCTAGCCTACTACTGGCCCCAATACACTCCAATCACTTGCTGTGCCCATTTTGATGTTATGCTCTTCACTGCTTCCAAATGCACTGGTCATGCTGGTTCTCGCATCGG ATGGGCTCTTGTGAAGGACAAAGATGTGGCTAGAAAGATGACAAAATTCATAGAGATCAGCACAATTGGAGTTTCAAAAGAAGCCCAACTCCGATCTGCAAAGATCATGGGAGTCATTTCTGATAGCTGCCTTCATCATCCCAACTCGAACAACTTCTTCGAGTACTGTCAACGTCTAATGGCTGAAAGATGGGGAAAACTAAAAGAAGTCGTGGGGCGCAGTAAAATCTTCACCCTTCCGGAGTACCCACCAGAATACTGCCTCTTTACCGGAGAGTTCAGCAAAGCACATCCCG CGTTTGCATGGATGAAGTGCAACAAGAATATAGAGGACTTTGAGAAGTTCCTTAGAGCACAGAAGGTTCTGGCAAGAAGTGGGAGGCGTTTCGGGAGCGACCCGAAGTTTGTTAGGGTTAGTATGCTGAGTAAGGAAGAGGAATTTGAGATCTTTCTACATAGGTTGTTGTCTATCCAAGGAACTAGTAATTGA
- the LOC131311181 gene encoding uncharacterized protein LOC131311181 yields the protein MIRLWVSALQLLELFVSSLVHLVYGLYIFSTALAGDLSQALNEFRFKSNVIAPVKEEGLIGSTNSDDLPPIVLVHGIFGFGKGRLGGLSYFAGAEKKDERVLVPDLGSLTSIYDRARELFYYLKGGQVDYGEEHSKACGHSQFGRIYEQGHYPEWDEDHPLHFVGHSAGAQVVRVLQQMLADKAFRGYEGTSENWVLSLTSLSGAFNGTTRAYFDGMQPEDGRTMKPVCLLQLLRLGVIVFDWLDISWLKAYYNFGFDHFNMSWKKIGVWGLADCLMGNTGLFASGDWILPDLTIQGSIRLNSHLHTFPETFYFSYATKRTTRIAGFTFPSSILRTHPLLFIRVFQMSQWTHPLDATPPYKGYRDEDWWDNDGALNTISMTHPRLPVEHPSQLVVRDSDCQPLQPGIWYYKIVEGDHILFIINRERAGVQFDLIYDSIFQRCRKHVFRKTPTLPNQAHQ from the exons atgatcaggtTGTGGGTATCTGCTCTGCAATTGCTGGAGCTGTTTGTGAGCTCTTTGGTTCATTTGGTATATGGGTTGTACATATTCAGCACGGCTTTGGCCGGTGACCTTTCCCAGGCCTTGAATGAATTTCGTTTCAAGTCAAATGTGATTGCACCGGTCAAAGAAGAAGGGCTAATCGGGTCTACAAATTCTGATGATTTGCCTCCTATAGTTCTAGTCCATGGAATCTTTGGATTCGGCAAAGGG AGATTGGGGGGGTTATCGTATTTCGCGGGGGCGGAGAAAAAGGATGAGAGGGTTCTGGTGCCGGATTTGGGCTCATTAACTAGTATATACGATAG GGCTCGTGAATTGTTCTATTATTTGAAAGGGGGGCAAGTTGATTATGGTGAGGAACATAGCAAGGCTTGTGGGCACTCTcaatttggaagaatttatgAGCAAG GGCATTATCCTGAATGGGATGAGGATCACCCTCTTCACTTTGTGGGGCATTCGGCTGGAGCGCAGGTTGTTAGGGTTTTGCAGCAAATGCTTGCTGATAAg GCATTTAGAGGGTATGAGGGCACTTCAGAGAATTGGGTATTAAGCCTAACATCATTATCTGGAGCTTTCAATGGAACAACCAGGGCATATTTCGATGGGATGCA GCCAGAAGATGGGCGTACAATGAAACCTGTTTGTCTACTTCAGCTGTTGCGCTTAGGAGTAATAGTTTTCGATTGGTTAGACATCAGCTGGCTGAAGGCTTATTACAACTTTGGGTTTGATCACTTCAACATGTCTTGGAAAAAAATAGGTGTTTGGGGTCTTGCCGATTGCCTTATGGGAAATACAGGTCTGTTTGCTTCAGGAGATTGGATCCTTCCAGATCTGACGATTCAAGGGTCTATTAGACTGAACAGTCATCTACATACATTTCCCGAAACGTTCTATTTCAGCTATGCCACGAAGAGAACTACGAGAATCGCGGGTTTCACCTTTCCTTCTAGCATACTTCGAACCCACCCTTTGCTTTTCATAAGAGTCTTTCAGATGAGCCAGTGGACTCATCCTCTGGATGCCACTCCGCCTTACAAAGGCTATAG GGATGAAGATTGGTGGGACAATGATGGAGCACTTAACACAATTTCAATGACACACCCTCGATTGCCAGTTGAACATCCAAGCCAGCTTGTTGTAAGGGATTCTGATTGCCAGCCTTTGCAACCAGGCATCTG GTATTACAAGATTGTGGAAGGCGATCACATACTTTTCATTATAAATCGGGAAAGAGCGGGAGTTCAATTTGATTTGATATATGACAGCATCTTCCAACGCTGCAGAAAACATGTTTTTAGGAAGACTCCAACGCTACCGAATCAAGCTCACCAATAG